One window of the Deltaproteobacteria bacterium genome contains the following:
- a CDS encoding glutathione S-transferase family protein, which produces MKLYDFPQSPNCRKVRMYLAEKGLSVPLQPVNLLAGEQTLPEFLRRNPFGAVPILELDDGTVIPESLAIVEYFEELHPEPPLLGSDPVARALVRAWERRCELGVFLQATRRFFHSSPFFAARVAQNPQVVEEAGQVLRQRLALIDERLKAREWVAGSFSLADITLFVGIEFAAGSNFTLAPAWTHLRRWHEAVKQRPSITA; this is translated from the coding sequence ATGAAACTCTACGATTTTCCTCAATCGCCGAATTGCCGCAAGGTGCGCATGTATCTGGCGGAAAAGGGGCTGAGTGTGCCGTTGCAGCCGGTCAATCTGCTGGCCGGGGAACAGACCTTGCCCGAGTTTTTGCGACGCAATCCGTTTGGCGCCGTCCCTATTTTGGAGTTGGACGACGGCACGGTGATTCCAGAGTCGCTGGCGATCGTCGAATACTTCGAAGAGCTGCATCCCGAGCCGCCGCTGTTGGGCAGCGACCCGGTCGCGCGGGCGCTGGTGCGGGCGTGGGAGCGCCGTTGCGAGCTGGGCGTATTTCTCCAGGCAACCCGCCGGTTCTTTCACTCCAGCCCGTTCTTCGCCGCGCGCGTCGCGCAGAATCCCCAAGTCGTAGAGGAAGCCGGCCAAGTGCTGCGGCAGCGCTTGGCGCTGATCGACGAGCGGCTCAAGGCTCGCGAGTGGGTGGCTGGGTCGTTCTCGCTCGCCGACATCACGCTTTTTGTTGGGATCGAATTCGCGGCAGGGTCCAACTTCACTCTCGCTCCGGCCTGGACGCACCTGCGCCGCTGGCACGAGGCGGTGAAGCAACGTCCCAGCATCACTGCTTGA
- a CDS encoding DUF5615 family PIN-like protein, whose translation MTIWIDAQLSPALALWIRETFQLEAYAVRDVGLRDAKDPIIFKAARDAGVVIMSKDEDFRLLVERLGAPPQILWVTCGNTSNARLHEILTKSLPAAIALLRLGEPLVEISDVYVPPRGRKRPTRHSPRPRPRNSSGKRGRSRSGRGG comes from the coding sequence GTGACCATTTGGATCGACGCGCAATTGTCTCCAGCTCTCGCTCTCTGGATTCGTGAGACGTTTCAGCTTGAAGCTTATGCGGTGCGTGACGTAGGGCTTCGTGACGCGAAGGACCCGATTATTTTCAAGGCTGCACGGGATGCCGGGGTAGTAATCATGAGCAAGGACGAAGACTTCCGTTTGCTCGTTGAGCGACTGGGAGCACCGCCACAAATCTTATGGGTGACGTGTGGGAACACTTCGAACGCGAGACTGCACGAGATTTTGACGAAAAGTCTACCAGCAGCGATAGCACTGCTACGGCTCGGGGAGCCGTTAGTGGAGATCAGTGATGTCTACGTTCCTCCCCGAGGCAGGAAGCGCCCAACTCGGCATTCCCCCAGACCGCGGCCACGCAACAGTTCCGGGAAACGTGGACGGTCTCGGTCTGGCCGTGGCGGGTGA
- a CDS encoding DUF433 domain-containing protein, with product MAKLAERITVDLEQCGGRPCIRKMRIRVTDVLDLLAEGLTSEQVVEELPDLEPEDIMACLRFASRRLDHPVIAA from the coding sequence ATGGCTAAGTTAGCGGAGCGAATCACCGTTGACCTGGAACAATGCGGAGGGCGGCCCTGCATCCGTAAGATGCGGATTCGTGTGACCGATGTGTTGGATTTACTCGCTGAGGGACTGACCTCAGAACAGGTAGTGGAAGAATTACCGGACCTTGAGCCCGAGGACATAATGGCATGTCTTCGTTTCGCGAGTCGGCGACTCGACCATCCCGTGATCGCAGCGTGA
- a CDS encoding LLM class F420-dependent oxidoreductase, whose amino-acid sequence MNIGILVPATAETSNITAIAQRVEALGFESLWIPEHPVIPVGFKTSVPGGGMLPVHYQRWADPFIALTVAATATTRLKLATGICLLPERNALLTAKVIASLDMYSGGRVILGVGAGWLKEETETMGANFRLRWKLLRETVEAMRLCWTQAEPSYQGELVQFPPVYCNPKPAQKSGPPIFLGGHVPKALERVARTYDGWCPLTADPADYKAKVQTIRQLAKEAGRDPEALQMLAFVDPQNGAISMDTIKAFRDAGASRIVLFSQAFAQEIANGKALECIDRVAAVVQGAQAI is encoded by the coding sequence ATGAACATAGGAATTCTGGTGCCGGCGACGGCAGAAACAAGTAACATCACGGCGATCGCGCAGCGCGTGGAAGCGCTGGGGTTCGAGTCCTTGTGGATTCCAGAACACCCGGTGATTCCGGTCGGATTCAAAACTTCAGTTCCGGGCGGGGGCATGCTCCCGGTGCACTACCAGCGCTGGGCGGACCCTTTTATCGCCTTGACCGTGGCGGCGACCGCCACCACGCGCCTCAAGCTGGCGACCGGCATTTGTTTACTCCCGGAGCGCAACGCGCTGCTGACAGCCAAGGTGATCGCGAGCCTCGATATGTATTCCGGCGGGCGCGTGATCCTCGGTGTCGGGGCGGGCTGGCTCAAGGAAGAAACCGAAACCATGGGCGCGAACTTTCGCCTGCGCTGGAAGCTCTTGCGCGAAACCGTGGAAGCCATGCGCTTGTGCTGGACGCAGGCCGAGCCCAGCTATCAAGGAGAATTGGTGCAATTCCCGCCGGTGTACTGCAACCCCAAGCCCGCGCAGAAATCCGGCCCGCCGATCTTCCTTGGCGGCCATGTGCCGAAGGCCCTGGAGCGAGTGGCGCGCACGTATGACGGCTGGTGTCCGCTGACCGCCGATCCCGCCGACTACAAAGCCAAAGTCCAGACCATCCGCCAACTGGCGAAAGAAGCCGGACGCGACCCTGAAGCATTGCAAATGTTGGCGTTCGTCGATCCGCAAAACGGTGCCATCTCGATGGATACTATCAAGGCGTTCCGTGATGCCGGCGCGAGTCGGATCGTGCTCTTCTCGCAGGCATTCGCGCAAGAGATCGCCAACGGCAAAGCGCTGGAGTGCATCGATCGCGTGGCCGCCGTCGTACAGGGGGCGCAGGCGATCTAA
- a CDS encoding MAPEG family protein: METAILCTVLLGLLLFGLGLAVSLTRGNTNTISGFNPDPTDWLYKMVRAHGNTAEFAPMVAVLLLFLGSRNPSTWVLWTMWIVTICRYLIVVGILASPTLAKAHPLRFIGALGTYVGGAVLCVAAYLSM; encoded by the coding sequence ATGGAGACTGCTATTCTATGTACGGTGTTGCTGGGGCTCTTGCTGTTTGGCCTCGGGCTGGCGGTATCGCTCACGCGGGGGAACACCAACACGATCTCGGGCTTCAACCCGGACCCGACGGATTGGCTGTATAAAATGGTGCGCGCGCACGGCAACACCGCCGAGTTTGCGCCCATGGTGGCGGTGCTGCTCTTGTTCTTGGGCTCCCGCAACCCTTCGACGTGGGTGCTGTGGACGATGTGGATCGTCACGATCTGCCGCTACCTGATCGTCGTCGGCATCCTCGCCTCACCGACCCTGGCGAAGGCGCACCCGCTGCGATTCATCGGTGCCTTGGGCACGTATGTCGGCGGGGCTGTCTTGTGTGTCGCGGCCTATCTGTCGATGTAG
- a CDS encoding LLM class flavin-dependent oxidoreductase, whose translation MRFGFFDQLPCADAQSESQRFQDIIAQIVAGDALGFDTAWLGELHFGRRSSILASPLMVLTAAAQRTTRIRLGTAVSLLPLHSPIEMAEEAATADVLSGGRLEFGVGRGTAPIHYVGYNVPQEESRERFEEALEVIVKAWTNERFSYHGKYFHAEDLSVVPRPLQKPHPPLRLAANSPDTFSIAGRLGLPIFSSPLINPPDKLHEYLGVHRDALAPGTRQDVALMFSVHVSDSREQARHECEESLMNFFRAAGERLRALSDTTIKSYEAFQQVAAKLERATYERVERMSVFGDPEYCIERIRSLQREFCMDEFIGYFNQGGLVDPRTVQRSMELFAKEVMPHCR comes from the coding sequence ATGCGCTTTGGATTTTTCGATCAGTTGCCGTGCGCGGACGCGCAGTCCGAGAGCCAGCGCTTTCAGGATATTATCGCCCAGATTGTGGCGGGCGATGCCTTGGGCTTCGATACCGCGTGGCTAGGAGAGCTGCATTTCGGTCGACGCTCATCAATTCTCGCCTCGCCGCTGATGGTGCTGACGGCAGCGGCGCAGCGCACAACACGCATCCGCCTTGGTACGGCGGTGTCGCTGTTACCGCTGCATAGCCCCATAGAAATGGCGGAGGAAGCCGCGACCGCCGACGTACTGAGCGGTGGACGCCTGGAGTTCGGCGTGGGACGCGGAACCGCGCCGATTCACTACGTGGGCTACAACGTGCCCCAGGAAGAAAGCCGCGAACGCTTCGAGGAAGCTCTAGAGGTCATCGTCAAAGCCTGGACCAACGAGCGCTTTTCCTATCACGGCAAATACTTTCATGCCGAAGATCTCTCTGTTGTCCCCAGGCCGCTGCAGAAACCGCATCCTCCGCTGCGGCTGGCCGCGAACAGTCCCGACACTTTCTCCATTGCCGGACGGTTGGGGTTGCCGATCTTCTCGTCGCCGTTGATTAACCCACCGGACAAGTTGCACGAATACCTCGGTGTCCATCGCGACGCCCTCGCGCCCGGCACTCGGCAGGATGTAGCGCTGATGTTCTCGGTGCATGTCTCGGACAGTCGCGAGCAAGCCCGGCACGAATGCGAAGAGAGTTTAATGAACTTCTTTCGCGCTGCCGGCGAACGCCTACGCGCGTTAAGCGACACGACCATTAAAAGCTACGAAGCCTTCCAGCAAGTCGCGGCGAAATTGGAGCGCGCCACCTACGAACGCGTGGAACGCATGAGCGTCTTTGGCGACCCGGAATACTGTATCGAGCGGATTCGTTCCTTACAGCGCGAATTCTGCATGGACGAATTTATCGGCTACTTCAACCAAGGCGGACTCGTCGATCCGAGGACGGTGCAGCGTTCCATGGAACTGTTCGCCAAAGAAGTCATGCCGCATTGCCGCTAA
- a CDS encoding glutathione S-transferase N-terminal domain-containing protein, translated as MSHPIEVHYWPTPNGWKVTILLEELGVPYDIVPVNIGKGEQFQPGFLQISPNNRMPAIVDHEPLGGGAPLAIFESGAILEYLAEKYGKFMPNDARGKYEVLQWLYWQMANLGPNSGQANHFRHYAAEKIEYGMKRYTDEVNRLYGVMNIRLANREFLAGDYSIADMASWPWIVPYERMGQDLNEFPHLKRWFDIMQARPAVQKGKAVGEELRQDLSEEAKKVLFGQRARK; from the coding sequence ATGTCTCATCCGATCGAAGTACATTATTGGCCCACGCCGAATGGTTGGAAAGTCACGATCCTGCTTGAGGAACTCGGCGTTCCGTACGACATCGTTCCGGTCAACATCGGGAAAGGGGAACAGTTCCAGCCGGGATTCTTGCAGATTTCGCCGAACAACCGCATGCCGGCGATCGTCGATCACGAACCGCTCGGCGGCGGTGCACCGCTGGCGATCTTCGAGTCCGGTGCCATCTTGGAGTACCTCGCGGAAAAATACGGCAAGTTCATGCCGAACGACGCGCGCGGCAAGTACGAAGTGTTGCAATGGTTGTATTGGCAGATGGCCAATCTCGGACCGAATTCGGGGCAAGCGAATCACTTTCGCCATTACGCCGCAGAGAAGATCGAGTACGGCATGAAGCGCTATACGGATGAGGTGAACCGTCTTTATGGAGTCATGAATATCCGCCTAGCGAACCGGGAGTTCCTTGCTGGCGACTACTCCATCGCCGACATGGCCTCGTGGCCGTGGATCGTTCCTTACGAACGGATGGGACAAGATCTGAACGAATTCCCGCACCTCAAGCGTTGGTTCGACATCATGCAGGCGCGTCCCGCTGTGCAGAAAGGCAAAGCCGTCGGTGAAGAGCTGCGTCAGGACCTGAGCGAAGAAGCCAAGAAAGTGCTCTTCGGTCAGCGAGCGCGGAAGTAA
- a CDS encoding protein kinase encodes MSMIISRKYEVLGQLGQGGMGVVYKVRHMALDSISALKMLPRDLMENPDMVARFYREARVVARLSHPNIVRVSDIDHDEALGFHYFVMEYIEGQTFAQYLRERGPLPLHEVVSVTRQAASALAYAHSYTPSVIHRDIKPANIMIEERTGRVVVMDFGIAKELDTAETTQTGMVIGTLKYCSPEQMLHEQLDGRADIYSLGMVMYEAYAGSQFFAGLDETAVIGKVLYNDQDHLPVFSRPASPAFVALVTKAIAKSRDHRYQNMEELLQDLNTCEETGPVDATERIVLPPATHFSSGGQTKDEVKDLEEQIRKLEEERQRRLVSALQAKVHEARERAAQAGAARWASVLFQEGLSWEEGGNSRLRAQEYLRTQEAYHEAERVFAQAYEQASAAALLHRAEQARQEMATVKTEADQYGAREKARTFYGRGLSLQAQADELWESKTYQQAEQIYLEARGTFTDARDLAYRESVREEAVTAQAEVSEAREVALKENADIFAQVPFQLAEQHARQAASALQHDEFFQARESFAAARQQYLLAQQQAHAARQQQHAPEAERARQQMEAVRARIKPQDERDFATLFSQAHLLEEQGRKSEERGEYLEAAAFYERARQEYEHLGVDIESARSTLREQNAAKQTQPILVPDRADLTQASRGARVPAQAAPPTPPPSAPPLVTPAPATARPFPLVPVLVGAGLLLVVGGAYLLKSGSTSPPSQVAQVAQGEAPASSTRPTEPARRPQEAPPSTTAAAAPPPEAATSAPASPPAEVATAPAVVPQVEERGGETASSSGPRRIAKYTDTPAVQMEIAVAPGLRASFRDQPVAVSPDGKVQLALNDVPVGESLHTLRLAGGTPAQSQDIAVAVHYYPRWEVRQFVDPQDEAYAVAFAPDGRSVVSSSKDKVVKLWDVTSGEKLRTFSGHTDWVSSVAFSPDGQKIMSCSDDKTVRLWEVATGKSLRSVSGHSEIVNSVAFAPDGKLAVFGGNDKALTLWDVQTGKEVRTLKGHTGWVLAVAFSPDGKYVASGSEDSKVKLWDVKTGKTVRTLTGHKETVFSVAFSPDGQTLVSGSHDNTVRLWDVQTGQAGHILLGHEDWVNGVAFSPDGQSVASGSKDKTVRLWSVASGQVVRTFVGHAGTVAGVAFSPDGTMVISGSRDKTLRLWWAAADLVAEAPTPQTSAPAEMSQQ; translated from the coding sequence ATGAGCATGATCATCTCCCGCAAGTACGAGGTACTTGGCCAGCTTGGCCAAGGCGGGATGGGCGTGGTGTATAAAGTGCGCCATATGGCGCTCGACTCTATCTCCGCGCTTAAAATGTTGCCCCGCGACCTTATGGAAAACCCCGACATGGTGGCGCGCTTTTACCGAGAAGCGCGGGTTGTGGCCCGGCTGAGTCATCCTAACATCGTGCGGGTGTCGGACATCGATCACGATGAAGCGCTCGGCTTTCATTACTTCGTGATGGAATACATCGAAGGGCAAACCTTTGCCCAATACCTGCGTGAGCGTGGACCTCTGCCGCTCCACGAAGTCGTGAGCGTCACGCGCCAAGCGGCGAGCGCGCTGGCCTATGCTCATAGCTATACGCCTTCGGTGATTCACCGCGATATTAAGCCTGCCAATATCATGATTGAGGAGCGGACCGGGCGGGTGGTGGTGATGGATTTCGGCATCGCCAAAGAGCTGGATACCGCTGAAACGACCCAGACCGGCATGGTCATCGGCACCCTCAAGTATTGCTCCCCGGAACAGATGCTCCATGAACAGCTTGATGGCCGCGCCGATATCTATTCGCTTGGGATGGTGATGTACGAAGCCTATGCCGGCAGTCAATTCTTTGCCGGCCTCGATGAGACGGCGGTGATCGGCAAAGTGCTCTACAACGACCAGGATCATCTCCCGGTGTTTTCGCGGCCAGCTTCGCCAGCATTTGTGGCTTTGGTGACCAAGGCCATCGCCAAGTCGCGTGACCATCGCTACCAAAACATGGAGGAGTTGCTTCAGGACCTCAACACATGCGAAGAGACGGGGCCCGTCGATGCGACGGAGCGGATCGTGTTGCCGCCGGCGACGCATTTTTCTTCCGGCGGACAAACCAAGGACGAGGTCAAAGACCTGGAGGAGCAGATTCGCAAGCTCGAAGAGGAACGGCAGCGGCGGTTGGTCTCGGCGCTCCAAGCCAAGGTGCACGAGGCACGTGAACGGGCGGCGCAAGCCGGTGCCGCCCGCTGGGCGAGCGTTCTGTTTCAAGAAGGTTTGTCTTGGGAAGAGGGCGGGAATTCGCGACTCCGCGCGCAAGAGTATCTGCGCACGCAGGAAGCCTACCACGAGGCCGAGCGCGTCTTTGCCCAGGCCTATGAGCAGGCGTCGGCGGCGGCCCTGCTCCATCGCGCGGAACAGGCGCGGCAAGAAATGGCGACGGTCAAAACCGAAGCCGACCAGTATGGTGCCCGAGAAAAAGCTCGCACCTTTTATGGACGTGGGCTGTCGTTGCAAGCGCAGGCCGACGAACTCTGGGAAAGTAAAACTTATCAACAAGCCGAACAGATCTATCTGGAAGCGCGCGGGACTTTTACCGATGCGCGCGACTTGGCCTATCGAGAATCCGTGCGCGAAGAAGCTGTGACCGCACAAGCCGAGGTCAGCGAAGCGCGCGAAGTCGCCCTCAAGGAAAACGCAGATATTTTCGCCCAGGTGCCCTTTCAGCTCGCCGAACAGCACGCCCGGCAAGCCGCGTCGGCGCTTCAGCATGATGAGTTCTTTCAGGCGCGCGAATCATTCGCTGCCGCACGACAACAGTACCTACTTGCCCAGCAGCAAGCCCATGCCGCACGTCAGCAGCAGCATGCGCCGGAAGCCGAGCGGGCACGCCAGCAGATGGAAGCCGTCCGGGCCCGGATCAAGCCGCAGGACGAGCGTGATTTCGCTACGCTCTTTTCCCAAGCGCATTTGTTAGAAGAACAAGGCCGTAAGAGCGAAGAGCGGGGTGAATATCTAGAGGCAGCGGCGTTTTACGAACGCGCGCGCCAAGAATACGAGCACCTCGGCGTCGATATCGAAAGCGCGCGGTCTACGCTGCGAGAACAAAACGCAGCAAAGCAAACTCAGCCGATCCTCGTGCCCGACCGCGCGGACCTGACGCAGGCGAGCCGTGGCGCTCGGGTGCCCGCCCAGGCTGCCCCGCCGACTCCACCTCCGAGCGCGCCGCCTCTGGTTACGCCGGCCCCGGCAACGGCGCGTCCCTTTCCTCTGGTGCCGGTCCTGGTGGGGGCGGGATTACTCCTTGTGGTCGGTGGTGCGTATTTGCTGAAAAGCGGTTCCACATCTCCTCCTTCACAAGTTGCGCAAGTTGCGCAAGGCGAGGCCCCTGCTTCCTCCACGCGTCCAACCGAGCCCGCTAGGCGTCCGCAGGAAGCGCCACCTTCTACGACTGCCGCGGCCGCGCCGCCACCAGAGGCGGCAACCTCAGCTCCAGCATCGCCGCCGGCAGAAGTGGCGACTGCGCCTGCCGTCGTGCCTCAAGTGGAAGAACGTGGTGGAGAAACCGCTTCTTCCTCGGGGCCACGCCGGATCGCTAAATACACCGATACACCCGCCGTACAAATGGAGATCGCCGTGGCACCTGGACTGCGCGCTTCTTTTAGAGATCAGCCAGTGGCCGTCTCGCCGGACGGAAAGGTACAGCTTGCTTTGAACGACGTACCGGTCGGGGAAAGTCTGCATACATTGCGACTGGCTGGCGGTACTCCCGCGCAGTCCCAAGACATCGCCGTCGCTGTGCACTATTACCCGCGCTGGGAAGTACGCCAATTTGTCGATCCGCAGGATGAAGCCTACGCGGTAGCCTTCGCTCCCGACGGCCGCAGTGTGGTGTCGAGCAGCAAAGACAAGGTCGTGAAGCTATGGGACGTGACCAGCGGGGAAAAACTGCGCACGTTTTCTGGCCACACGGACTGGGTGAGCAGCGTGGCGTTTTCGCCGGATGGGCAGAAGATCATGTCTTGTAGCGACGACAAAACCGTACGGCTGTGGGAGGTCGCCACCGGCAAAAGCCTCCGCTCTGTGAGCGGGCATAGCGAGATCGTGAATAGTGTCGCGTTCGCTCCAGATGGCAAGTTGGCCGTCTTTGGCGGCAACGATAAGGCGCTGACACTGTGGGACGTGCAGACTGGGAAAGAAGTGCGGACACTGAAAGGACATACCGGTTGGGTGCTGGCCGTAGCCTTTTCTCCTGATGGAAAGTATGTCGCCTCTGGCAGCGAGGATTCCAAGGTCAAGCTGTGGGATGTGAAAACCGGAAAGACTGTCCGGACATTAACCGGACACAAAGAAACCGTTTTTTCCGTCGCGTTCTCTCCGGATGGGCAGACGTTGGTATCCGGCAGCCACGATAACACCGTGCGCCTATGGGACGTACAAACCGGACAGGCCGGGCATATCCTCTTGGGGCATGAGGATTGGGTGAACGGCGTGGCGTTCTCTCCTGACGGACAGTCGGTGGCGTCCGGCAGCAAGGACAAAACCGTGCGGCTGTGGAGCGTGGCCAGTGGTCAGGTGGTGCGCACGTTTGTGGGGCACGCGGGAACGGTCGCCGGTGTGGCGTTTTCTCCCGACGGCACTATGGTGATTTCCGGCAGCCGCGATAAGACGTTGCGTCTCTGGTGGGCGGCTGCCGATCTCGTGGCGGAAGCGCCGACACCTCAGACAAGCGCCCCTGCCGAGATGTCGCAGCAGTAG
- a CDS encoding FHA domain-containing protein codes for MEKREPFPDALFPGLASLRGGGIEIVAVEGVDKGKIWRLEQLPVVIGRAPENEIHSPLDRKMSRQHARLTKAENRYFLEDLGSTNGTFLRGTKLVGQAELFHGEHFICGGATFRFGVKDQDLPREDATVVVSSRESSTSSIAATYLREAIVVLDMCNSSALASQFGDEQAMLVKRELRRHYLPVVRRWGAQFVKNTGDGYLVTFTQARDAVAASVETLQHLRDYNATAPPNAQLRLRFGLNYGETMVDADGDRHGNAVNITFRVEGVREENRPEASSEAPPLRPEDRIYLTEGMYAELPPTVQVACRPLGHFVLKGIVEPHLLYEVPWNDLDSTQVEGEPP; via the coding sequence ATGGAGAAACGAGAGCCTTTCCCCGATGCCCTTTTTCCCGGGCTCGCGAGCCTGCGCGGAGGAGGGATCGAGATCGTTGCCGTCGAGGGAGTGGACAAAGGGAAGATCTGGCGTTTGGAGCAACTGCCGGTGGTGATCGGCAGGGCCCCGGAAAACGAAATTCATTCCCCACTCGATCGCAAGATGTCGCGCCAGCATGCGCGGCTCACGAAAGCCGAGAATCGCTACTTCCTCGAAGACTTGGGAAGCACGAACGGTACTTTCCTCCGAGGGACGAAACTGGTGGGACAAGCCGAGCTGTTCCACGGTGAGCACTTTATCTGTGGGGGGGCGACCTTTCGCTTTGGGGTCAAGGATCAAGATCTCCCCCGCGAAGATGCCACCGTGGTCGTTTCCTCCCGGGAATCGTCAACCTCCTCTATCGCTGCCACCTACCTGCGCGAGGCCATCGTCGTCCTCGACATGTGCAACTCCTCCGCGTTGGCCAGCCAGTTTGGCGACGAGCAGGCGATGTTAGTCAAGCGTGAACTGCGCCGGCACTATTTGCCGGTGGTGCGCCGTTGGGGCGCGCAGTTCGTGAAGAACACCGGCGATGGGTATCTCGTGACCTTCACACAGGCGCGCGACGCGGTCGCTGCCAGCGTGGAAACGCTGCAGCACTTACGCGACTACAACGCGACCGCTCCGCCGAATGCGCAGTTGCGCCTGCGCTTCGGTCTCAATTATGGGGAAACTATGGTCGATGCCGACGGCGACCGCCATGGCAACGCCGTGAACATTACCTTTCGTGTGGAAGGCGTACGGGAAGAAAATCGTCCAGAGGCGAGCAGCGAGGCACCGCCTCTTCGTCCAGAAGATCGCATCTATCTCACGGAAGGCATGTACGCGGAATTGCCGCCGACCGTGCAGGTCGCCTGTCGGCCTCTCGGTCATTTCGTGCTCAAGGGGATCGTGGAGCCCCACCTGTTGTACGAAGTGCCGTGGAATGATCTCGACTCCACCCAGGTCGAGGGAGAGCCCCCTTGA
- a CDS encoding uracil-DNA glycosylase: MKAIKELQRQVIACTFCPRLVAYRERIAQEKVKRYRDWDYWGKPVPGFGDPAARLLVIGLAPAAHGGNRTGRVFTGDRSGDWLYGALYEAGFANQPTSVRKDDGLQLQDCYVTAAVHCAPPDNKPLPEEFTACRPYLLRELVLLKQVQVVLALGQIAFSSYLTARRELGLAIPSPRPRFGHASVHRLEPVTLIGSYHPSQQNTFTGRLTREMFRSVFRQAREAIDAHGKTEEEQLKR, translated from the coding sequence ATGAAGGCAATAAAAGAGCTTCAGCGTCAAGTCATTGCCTGCACCTTCTGTCCCCGCCTTGTCGCATACCGCGAACGCATCGCACAAGAGAAGGTCAAGCGCTATCGCGATTGGGACTATTGGGGTAAACCGGTGCCGGGGTTCGGCGACCCGGCGGCTAGGCTGCTGGTGATCGGGTTGGCCCCGGCGGCCCATGGCGGTAATCGCACCGGACGGGTCTTCACCGGCGACCGGAGTGGCGACTGGCTGTACGGTGCGTTGTATGAAGCCGGCTTTGCCAATCAGCCGACCTCGGTGCGCAAGGATGACGGGCTCCAATTGCAAGACTGTTACGTCACCGCCGCTGTGCATTGCGCCCCGCCGGATAACAAGCCGTTGCCCGAAGAATTTACCGCCTGCCGGCCTTATCTTCTCCGCGAACTGGTCTTGCTGAAACAGGTGCAAGTAGTTCTCGCTTTAGGGCAGATTGCCTTTTCCTCCTATTTGACGGCTCGCCGGGAGTTGGGCTTGGCTATCCCTTCTCCTCGACCTCGTTTTGGACACGCAAGTGTGCATCGCCTTGAGCCGGTCACGCTGATTGGTTCGTACCATCCTAGTCAGCAGAATACCTTTACCGGTCGGTTGACCCGCGAGATGTTTCGCTCTGTCTTTCGGCAGGCAAGGGAAGCGATAGACGCGCATGGGAAGACGGAAGAAGAACAGTTGAAAAGGTAA